ACTGTGGTATTGTAGACACCAAAAGTGCATTCTTGAACAGTTTTCATATGGACAGCAACTGAATTTTTTGCGGTTTGCAATTGAGAAGAAAAGCTTTTTTGATTATTCAGGGTATAGGTATTTGTAAGGGCCACCTGAAAGGGGAAAACACAATTAAAATGGAATTTTTGTAAAGCGGAGTGTGCACTCAAAACTTACAGCATTAGCCAGACATATGGTATAGTTAGTTGGCGAGGTAGTATTAAACTTGCTTTTACAGGCGTTCAGTTCCTTTTCAAAGGTGGTAGTGTAGTGACTCTGTAAAGTGCGATTCGTTGAGGACATATAGGTTATCAAGGAATTCGCTTGATTGGAGGCCACGGAAATGCATCGATCCATCTCACTTTTGGCCCATGCCATGGAAGGGATTAAGGACTTGTATTTCTGTACACAAGCCTTGCTGAAGTCACTCAGCACCGTTAAGGGATATAAATGCTCATCGACACGAATGAGTTCTCTTACAAGCGCCTCCTTTTGATATTCAAAAGAGTTGACGCGTTCCAAATAGGCCTCcttaaatttgttaatttggAAATCGTAATACCAGATATTGCCCGCGTAATGGCGTCTATGGGCATCAATATACTCATCATTTCGTATGACGGCGTGCATATTGTCGCCATAGTAATTGTCCACCGAAGTCTGTAAAACTGGAATTTTAATCGAGCTGCTTTAGTAGACGTTACTCCTTACCTTCTGAGTATTAGCCAAAGCCAATACTGCCaaaaatatccaaatctttatgTAGGCCATTATAATTCGTAATGCTTTTGCTTGGTTTTCCcaaattagaatgaaatt
This Stomoxys calcitrans chromosome 2, idStoCalc2.1, whole genome shotgun sequence DNA region includes the following protein-coding sequences:
- the LOC106086059 gene encoding uncharacterized protein LOC106086059, which translates into the protein MAYIKIWIFLAVLALANTQKTSVDNYYGDNMHAVIRNDEYIDAHRRHYAGNIWYYDFQINKFKEAYLERVNSFEYQKEALVRELIRVDEHLYPLTVLSDFSKACVQKYKSLIPSMAWAKSEMDRCISVASNQANSLITYMSSTNRTLQSHYTTTFEKELNACKSKFNTTSPTNYTICLANAVALTNTYTLNNQKSFSSQLQTAKNSVAVHMKTVQECTFGVYNTTVSRISEANSRIDTCLRGNDDCSHCSGFYCQEVFSMHHSLIDPQNATMFNPFYRREAGKCLMMNIV